Within the Alicyclobacillus vulcanalis genome, the region TACACAAATGGAAATCACCGTTCGATGCACAGAGATCGACGTCAACGGTCACGTCAACAACGCCAAGTATTTGGAGTACTACGAGTGGGGAAGAGAAGAGTGGTTTGAGCGTCAGGGCCTGGACTACCAGACGTTGAAGGACCTCGGCGCCGTCACCGTCGTCGCGCGAGCTGAAGTGGACTACCATCAGGCGGCTCACCAAAACGACCGCCTGATCGTCACGACTTGGCTTGAACGCGTGGGGCGAACGAGCCTCCGTATGCGGCAACGCATCACGGGCTCCTTCGGCGTTCTTGTGGGGGAGGCTTTATTCGTGATCGTCACGGTCTCGCCAGAAACGGGGCGGCCCGTACCTGTGCCGGAACCGCTGCGTGCACTTGCCGCGGCAAGCGGAACATAAATGGAGTACGGCACCAACGGCAAGGTTTAAAGTTCCAGCTGTCGATAGCCGAGGGATCGCAACTTCTCGACCATCCTGTCGGGCAGCGGAGCCGTCACGTCGATCCCGTCCCACGTGACGCGCCGTGCGTGCAGGTAGAAATGTTCTCCGGGGACCGGTCGCGCGCCGTACTTGCGGTCGGCGACGAGCGGATGGCCCAGGTGCGCCATGTGTACGCGAATCTGATGCGTCCTCCCGGTCAGCAGTCGCAGCCTCACGAGGGACGTGCCGCGGCTCGAAGCCACCACTTCGTACGCGGTCTCACTCGCTTTCCCGCCGCGCTCAACGACCCGCGTCAATGGACCGTCGCGCACGACTTCCACCGCGAGTCGGCCTTCGCCCTGCCAC harbors:
- a CDS encoding acyl-CoA thioesterase, whose translation is MNVTQMEITVRCTEIDVNGHVNNAKYLEYYEWGREEWFERQGLDYQTLKDLGAVTVVARAEVDYHQAAHQNDRLIVTTWLERVGRTSLRMRQRITGSFGVLVGEALFVIVTVSPETGRPVPVPEPLRALAAASGT